Proteins co-encoded in one Oreochromis aureus strain Israel breed Guangdong linkage group 3, ZZ_aureus, whole genome shotgun sequence genomic window:
- the LOC116329926 gene encoding dynactin subunit 1-like isoform X5, whose product MALNRRHSYTPRLTSPLISKMSSTGTVESSKPPKIGSIVEVTGKGQRGTVAYIGATLFASGKWVGVILDEPKGKNDGTVQGKRYFTCEENHGIFVRQSQIQVVEDGSSATSPDTPESGTAKTLKQKDIPETPKTSKQPPASIKKASRESLASSLSGDVSEVGLSSQQGALGAPVIPQPSGSPAAAAASVPATPSKVEPAISKQEEESLRAQVKDLEEKLETLKMKRTEDKAKLKELEKHKIQLEQLQEWKTKMQEQQGELQKQLKEAKKEAREAQEAKERYMEEMSDTADAIEMATLDKEMAEERAESLQVEVDTLKEKVEELSMDLEILRHEISEKGSDGAASSYQVKQLEEQNSRLKEALVRMRDLSASEKQEHVKLQKQTEKKNVELETLRTQKEKLQEELKQAEATIDELKEQVDAALGSEEMVETLTERNLDLEEKVRELRETVTDLEAINEMNDELQENARETEMELREQLDLSGAKVREAEKRVEAAQETVADYQQTINKYRELTASLQEANRELISQQNANAEQVQQPPAELFDFKIKFAETKAYAKAIEMELRKMEVAQSNRQVSLLTSFMPDSFLRHGGDHDCILVLLLIPRLICKAELISKQAQEKFDLNGNPVQGTGLRGPPGEQRSFASGLVYSLSLLQATLHKYEQALNTCSVDIFKRMGTLYSEMSFHERSLDYFIDLLHKDQLDETVQVEPLTKAIKYYQQLYSVHLADHTEDCTVQLADHIKFTQSALDCMVVEVARLRAFLSSGQESSGLAVLLKDLDTSCSDIRQFCKKIRRRMPGTDVAGVPAALSFGPEVSETLTECRRQLTRVVAVLQEVAAAGAQMVPSLGEQEGLNALKLEDIACKVVEQVYGSHGVNGPELLRQSCSSVITTMNKMATAMQEGEYDAEKPQGKTLPVEIRAATVRAEMTDAEGLGVKLEDRETVIKELKKSLKIKGEELSEAHVRLSLLEKKLDTSTKDADERVEKIQTKLDENLALLKKKEKEFEETMDALQADIDQLEAEKAELKQRLSNQSKMTIEGLRGPPASGIASIVQGSAGGLPPSMGGPMQVVDSPLLRQQIEAQRLGIKHLKNENNRLKAEKMRAQLASLPPLRPPKLPQVSKESSMPPEGLNTGIYRRTDQLLATLLKLSAEVKVVDITGKTAVSASAQLLEQTARLQNLSDALDKLKGEVAEHVVSHQPGAKASSDFATFPVTSFTKAKEEKQGDTVFIGRVAIPCTRGQEQVHRLVLSKPQLQQVHRLLMV is encoded by the exons ATGGCTTTGAACAGACGTCACTCTTATACTCCCAGG CTGACCAGCCCACTGATCAGCAAAATGAGCAGCACAGGAACAGTGGAGAGTAGTAAACCTCCAAAG ATTGGCTCTATAGTCGAGGTGACAGGAAAGGGTCAGCGCGGCACTGTTGCCTACATTGGCGCTACCCTCTTTGCTTCTGGGAAATGGGTGGGTGTCATATTGGATGAGCCCAAAGGCAAGAACGATGGCACCGTGCAGGGCAAACGCTACTTCACCTGTGAGGAAAATCACGGCATATTCGTCAGGCAGTCCCAG ATCCAGGTGGTAGAAGATGGCTCCAGTGCCACATCACCAGATACCCCTGAGTCTGGAACAGCAAAGACACTTAAGCAAAAAG aCATTCCTGAAACTcccaaaacaagcaaacag CCACCAGCGAGCATTAAAAAG GCTTCTCGTGAGAGTCTCGCATCCTCTCTGTCTGGTGATGTCAGTGAGGTGGGCCTGTCCTCCCAGCAGGGTGCTCTGGGCGCCCCTGTCATACCTCAGCCCAGCGGGTCACCTGCAGCAGCGGCTGCTTCTGTTCCAGCTACTCCGAGCAAG GTGGAACCTGCCATATCCAAGCAG GAGGAGGAATCACTGCGAGCTCAAGTCAAGGACCTGGAGGAGAAACTGGAGACTTTGAAGATGAAGCGAACAGAAGACAAAGCCAAGCTTAAGGAACTGGAGAAACACAAGATCCAGTTGGAGCAGCTTCAGGAGTGGAAGACCAAAATGCAGGAGCAGCAGGGCGAGCTGCAGAAACAACTCAAAGAGGCCAAGAAG GAAGCCAGGGAGGCACAGGAGGCCAAGGAGCGCTACATGGAGGAGATGTCTGACACAGCAGATGCCATAGAGATGGCCACGCTGGACAAAGAGATGGCAGAAGAGAGAGCAGAATCGCTCCAGGTTGAGGTGGATACCCTGAAAGAGAAAGTGGAGGAGCTCTCAATGGACCTGGAGATCCTTAGGCATGAGATTTCAGAGAAAG GCTCAGATGGAGCTGCCTCCAGTTACCAGGTCAAGCAGCTGGAGGAGCAGAACAGCAGACTCAAGGAGGCGCTGGTCAG GATGAGAGATCTGTCTGCTTCGGAGAAACAGGAACATGTGAAGCTTCAGAAgcagacagagaagaagaacGTGGAGCTGGAGACTCTGAGGACtcagaaagaaaaactgcaggaaGAACTCAAGCAGGCAGAGGCCACAATCGATGAACTGAAGGAACAG GTGGATGCTGCTCTGGGCTCAGAGGAGATGGTGGAGACCCTGACGGAGAGGAACCTCGACCTTGAggagaaagtcagagagctgAGAGAAACAGTGACTGATCTG GAAGCCATCAATGAGATGAATGATGAACTCCAAGAGAATGCCAGAGAAACAGAGATGGAGCTGAGGGAACAGCTCGACCTGAGTGGAGCAAAGGTCAGAGAGGCAGAAAAAAGGGTGGAAGCTGCCCAGGAGACTGTAGCTGATTACCAGCAGACCATCAACAAATACAGAGAACTCACTGCCTCACTTCAG GAGGCCAACAGGGAGCTGATCAGTCAGCAGAATGCAAATGCAGAACAAGTTCAGCAACCACCTGCAGAGCTGTTTGACTTTAAGATCAAGTTTGCAGAGACCAAGGCTTATGCCAAG GCCATTGAGATGGAGCTGAGGAAAATGGAAGTAGCTCAGTCGAACAGACAAGTGTCCCTCCTCACCTCCTTCATGCCAGACTCCTTCCTTCGCCATGGTGGGGACCATGACTGTATTCTGGTGCTCCTGCTTATTCCCAGGCTCATCTGTAAG GCTGAACTCATCAGTAAACAGGCACAGGAGAAGTTTGACTTGAATGGGAACCCGGTGCAGGGAACAGGGCTCAGAGGGCCTCCGGGAGAACAGCGCAGTTTCGCTTCAGGACTGGTCTACTCCCTCAGCCTGCTGCAGGCCACCCTGCATAAATATGAACA GGCTCTGAACACCTGCAGCGTGGACATTTTTAAGCGCATGGGAACCCTTTACTCTGAAATGAGTTTCCATGAACGCTCTCTGGATTATTTCATAGATCTGCTTCATAAAGATCAGCTGGATGAGACCGTTCAGGTGGAACCTCTCACTAAGGCCATCAAGTACTATCAG CAACTGTATAGTGTCCATCTGGCAGATCACACTGAAGACTGCACAGTGCAGCTGGCTGATCACATTAAG TTTACTCAGAGTGCCCTGGACTGTATGGTAGTGGAGGTAGCTCGTCTGCGCGCCTTCCTGTCATCAGGACAGGAGAGCTCTGGTTTAGCAGTTCTTCTGAAGGACCTGGACACCTCCTGTTCTGATATCAGACAGTTTTGTAAGAAGATCCGCCGTCGCATGCCCGGAACAGATGTAGCTGGAGTCCCCGCTGCTCTCAGTTTTGGACCAGAG GTTTCAGAGACGCTGACTGAGTGCAGGCGTCAGTTGACCCGTGTGGTTGCGGTACTTCAAGAGGTAGCTGCAGCTGGAGCTCAGATGGTTCCTTCGCTGGGAGAACAGGAAGGTCTCAATGCTCTTAAACTGGAGGATATTGCCTGCAAGGTTGTGGAGCAG GTATACGGCTCCCATGGTGTAAATGGCCCAGAGTTACTGCGGCAGTCTTGCAGctctgtcatcaccaccatgaACAAGATGGCTACAGCCATGCAGGAAGGAGAGTATGATGCTGAAAAACCACAGGGAAAG ACTCTTCCAGTGGAAATAAGAGCAGCCACAGTCAGGGCAGAAATGACTGACGCCGAAGGTCTGGGAGTCAAACTAGAAGACAGAGAAACCGTCATCAAGGAGCTCAAGAAGTCTCTCAAGATTAAG GGTGAGGAGCTGAGTGAGGCCCATGTCCGCCTCAGCCTCTTGGAGAAGAAGCTGGACACCTCCACCAAAGATGCTGATGAACGTGTGGAGAAGATTCAGACCAAACTGGATGAGAACCTTGCCCTgctgaagaagaaagaaaa GGAGTTTGAGGAGACGATGGATGCTCTGCAGGCTGATATTGACCAGCTGGAGGCTgagaaggcagagctgaaacAACGACTCAGTAACCAGTCAAAGATGACCATTGAAGGCCTGAGAGGTCCACCTGCCTCAGGAATTGCCTCCATCGTTCAGGGATCAGCAGGAG GTCTGCCTCCCTCTATGGGAGGGCCAATGCAGGTGGTggactctcctctcctcagGCAGCAGATCGAGGCCCAGAGGCTGGGTATTAAACACCttaagaatgaaaacaacagactCAAG GCAGAGAAAATGAGAGCCCAGCTAGCCTCCCTGCCGCCGCTCCGCCCTCCTAAACTCCCACAAGTGTCTAAAGAAAGCTCCATGCCTCCAGAGGGACTAAACACAGGCATATACCGAAGGACTGACCAGCTGCTGGCAACCCTGCTCAAGCTGAGTGCCGAGGTTAAAGTGGTGGACATCACTGGAAAGACGGCAG TTAGTGCAAGCGCTCAGCTCCTGGAGCAGACAGCTCGTCTGCAGAACCTCAGTGATGCTCTGGATAAACTCAAG GGTGAGGTAGCCGAACATGTGGTCTCACATCAGCCTGGAGCAAAGGCTTCTTCTGACTTTGCTACATTCCCAGTCACCTCTTTTACTAAG GCCAAGGAAGAGAAGCAGGGAGACACGGTATTCATTGGCCGTGTTGCGATTCCATGCACCCGTGGACAGGAACAAGTCCACCGTCTCGTCCTATCAAAGCCGCAGTTGCAGCAAGTGCACCGTCTCCTCATGGTTTAG
- the LOC116329926 gene encoding dynactin subunit 1-like isoform X4, with protein sequence MALNRRHSYTPRLTSPLISKMSSTGTVESSKPPKIGSIVEVTGKGQRGTVAYIGATLFASGKWVGVILDEPKGKNDGTVQGKRYFTCEENHGIFVRQSQIQVVEDGSSATSPDTPESGTAKTLKQKDIPETPKTSKQPPASIKKSSARRSAKASRESLASSLSGDVSEVGLSSQQGALGAPVIPQPSGSPAAAAASVPATPSKVEPAISKQEEESLRAQVKDLEEKLETLKMKRTEDKAKLKELEKHKIQLEQLQEWKTKMQEQQGELQKQLKEAKKEAREAQEAKERYMEEMSDTADAIEMATLDKEMAEERAESLQVEVDTLKEKVEELSMDLEILRHEISEKGSDGAASSYQVKQLEEQNSRLKEALVRMRDLSASEKQEHVKLQKQTEKKNVELETLRTQKEKLQEELKQAEATIDELKEQVDAALGSEEMVETLTERNLDLEEKVRELRETVTDLEAINEMNDELQENARETEMELREQLDLSGAKVREAEKRVEAAQETVADYQQTINKYRELTASLQEANRELISQQNANAEQVQQPPAELFDFKIKFAETKAYAKAIEMELRKMEVAQSNRQVSLLTSFMPDSFLRHGGDHDCILVLLLIPRLICKAELISKQAQEKFDLNGNPVQGTGLRGPPGEQRSFASGLVYSLSLLQATLHKYEQALNTCSVDIFKRMGTLYSEMSFHERSLDYFIDLLHKDQLDETVQVEPLTKAIKYYQQLYSVHLADHTEDCTVQLADHIKFTQSALDCMVVEVARLRAFLSSGQESSGLAVLLKDLDTSCSDIRQFCKKIRRRMPGTDVAGVPAALSFGPEVSETLTECRRQLTRVVAVLQEVAAAGAQMVPSLGEQEGLNALKLEDIACKVVEQVYGSHGVNGPELLRQSCSSVITTMNKMATAMQEGEYDAEKPQGKTLPVEIRAATVRAEMTDAEGLGVKLEDRETVIKELKKSLKIKGEELSEAHVRLSLLEKKLDTSTKDADERVEKIQTKLDENLALLKKKEKEFEETMDALQADIDQLEAEKAELKQRLSNQSKMTIEGLRGPPASGIASIVQGSAGGLPPSMGGPMQVVDSPLLRQQIEAQRLGIKHLKNENNRLKAEKMRAQLASLPPLRPPKLPQVSKESSMPPEGLNTGIYRRTDQLLATLLKLSAEVKVVDITGKTAVSASAQLLEQTARLQNLSDALDKLKGEVAEHVVSHQPGAKASSDFATFPVTSFTKAKEEKQGDTVFIGRVAIPCTRGQEQVHRLVLSKPQLQQVHRLLMV encoded by the exons ATGGCTTTGAACAGACGTCACTCTTATACTCCCAGG CTGACCAGCCCACTGATCAGCAAAATGAGCAGCACAGGAACAGTGGAGAGTAGTAAACCTCCAAAG ATTGGCTCTATAGTCGAGGTGACAGGAAAGGGTCAGCGCGGCACTGTTGCCTACATTGGCGCTACCCTCTTTGCTTCTGGGAAATGGGTGGGTGTCATATTGGATGAGCCCAAAGGCAAGAACGATGGCACCGTGCAGGGCAAACGCTACTTCACCTGTGAGGAAAATCACGGCATATTCGTCAGGCAGTCCCAG ATCCAGGTGGTAGAAGATGGCTCCAGTGCCACATCACCAGATACCCCTGAGTCTGGAACAGCAAAGACACTTAAGCAAAAAG aCATTCCTGAAACTcccaaaacaagcaaacag CCACCAGCGAGCATTAAAAAG TCCTCTGCCCGCCGCTCGGCAAAG GCTTCTCGTGAGAGTCTCGCATCCTCTCTGTCTGGTGATGTCAGTGAGGTGGGCCTGTCCTCCCAGCAGGGTGCTCTGGGCGCCCCTGTCATACCTCAGCCCAGCGGGTCACCTGCAGCAGCGGCTGCTTCTGTTCCAGCTACTCCGAGCAAG GTGGAACCTGCCATATCCAAGCAG GAGGAGGAATCACTGCGAGCTCAAGTCAAGGACCTGGAGGAGAAACTGGAGACTTTGAAGATGAAGCGAACAGAAGACAAAGCCAAGCTTAAGGAACTGGAGAAACACAAGATCCAGTTGGAGCAGCTTCAGGAGTGGAAGACCAAAATGCAGGAGCAGCAGGGCGAGCTGCAGAAACAACTCAAAGAGGCCAAGAAG GAAGCCAGGGAGGCACAGGAGGCCAAGGAGCGCTACATGGAGGAGATGTCTGACACAGCAGATGCCATAGAGATGGCCACGCTGGACAAAGAGATGGCAGAAGAGAGAGCAGAATCGCTCCAGGTTGAGGTGGATACCCTGAAAGAGAAAGTGGAGGAGCTCTCAATGGACCTGGAGATCCTTAGGCATGAGATTTCAGAGAAAG GCTCAGATGGAGCTGCCTCCAGTTACCAGGTCAAGCAGCTGGAGGAGCAGAACAGCAGACTCAAGGAGGCGCTGGTCAG GATGAGAGATCTGTCTGCTTCGGAGAAACAGGAACATGTGAAGCTTCAGAAgcagacagagaagaagaacGTGGAGCTGGAGACTCTGAGGACtcagaaagaaaaactgcaggaaGAACTCAAGCAGGCAGAGGCCACAATCGATGAACTGAAGGAACAG GTGGATGCTGCTCTGGGCTCAGAGGAGATGGTGGAGACCCTGACGGAGAGGAACCTCGACCTTGAggagaaagtcagagagctgAGAGAAACAGTGACTGATCTG GAAGCCATCAATGAGATGAATGATGAACTCCAAGAGAATGCCAGAGAAACAGAGATGGAGCTGAGGGAACAGCTCGACCTGAGTGGAGCAAAGGTCAGAGAGGCAGAAAAAAGGGTGGAAGCTGCCCAGGAGACTGTAGCTGATTACCAGCAGACCATCAACAAATACAGAGAACTCACTGCCTCACTTCAG GAGGCCAACAGGGAGCTGATCAGTCAGCAGAATGCAAATGCAGAACAAGTTCAGCAACCACCTGCAGAGCTGTTTGACTTTAAGATCAAGTTTGCAGAGACCAAGGCTTATGCCAAG GCCATTGAGATGGAGCTGAGGAAAATGGAAGTAGCTCAGTCGAACAGACAAGTGTCCCTCCTCACCTCCTTCATGCCAGACTCCTTCCTTCGCCATGGTGGGGACCATGACTGTATTCTGGTGCTCCTGCTTATTCCCAGGCTCATCTGTAAG GCTGAACTCATCAGTAAACAGGCACAGGAGAAGTTTGACTTGAATGGGAACCCGGTGCAGGGAACAGGGCTCAGAGGGCCTCCGGGAGAACAGCGCAGTTTCGCTTCAGGACTGGTCTACTCCCTCAGCCTGCTGCAGGCCACCCTGCATAAATATGAACA GGCTCTGAACACCTGCAGCGTGGACATTTTTAAGCGCATGGGAACCCTTTACTCTGAAATGAGTTTCCATGAACGCTCTCTGGATTATTTCATAGATCTGCTTCATAAAGATCAGCTGGATGAGACCGTTCAGGTGGAACCTCTCACTAAGGCCATCAAGTACTATCAG CAACTGTATAGTGTCCATCTGGCAGATCACACTGAAGACTGCACAGTGCAGCTGGCTGATCACATTAAG TTTACTCAGAGTGCCCTGGACTGTATGGTAGTGGAGGTAGCTCGTCTGCGCGCCTTCCTGTCATCAGGACAGGAGAGCTCTGGTTTAGCAGTTCTTCTGAAGGACCTGGACACCTCCTGTTCTGATATCAGACAGTTTTGTAAGAAGATCCGCCGTCGCATGCCCGGAACAGATGTAGCTGGAGTCCCCGCTGCTCTCAGTTTTGGACCAGAG GTTTCAGAGACGCTGACTGAGTGCAGGCGTCAGTTGACCCGTGTGGTTGCGGTACTTCAAGAGGTAGCTGCAGCTGGAGCTCAGATGGTTCCTTCGCTGGGAGAACAGGAAGGTCTCAATGCTCTTAAACTGGAGGATATTGCCTGCAAGGTTGTGGAGCAG GTATACGGCTCCCATGGTGTAAATGGCCCAGAGTTACTGCGGCAGTCTTGCAGctctgtcatcaccaccatgaACAAGATGGCTACAGCCATGCAGGAAGGAGAGTATGATGCTGAAAAACCACAGGGAAAG ACTCTTCCAGTGGAAATAAGAGCAGCCACAGTCAGGGCAGAAATGACTGACGCCGAAGGTCTGGGAGTCAAACTAGAAGACAGAGAAACCGTCATCAAGGAGCTCAAGAAGTCTCTCAAGATTAAG GGTGAGGAGCTGAGTGAGGCCCATGTCCGCCTCAGCCTCTTGGAGAAGAAGCTGGACACCTCCACCAAAGATGCTGATGAACGTGTGGAGAAGATTCAGACCAAACTGGATGAGAACCTTGCCCTgctgaagaagaaagaaaa GGAGTTTGAGGAGACGATGGATGCTCTGCAGGCTGATATTGACCAGCTGGAGGCTgagaaggcagagctgaaacAACGACTCAGTAACCAGTCAAAGATGACCATTGAAGGCCTGAGAGGTCCACCTGCCTCAGGAATTGCCTCCATCGTTCAGGGATCAGCAGGAG GTCTGCCTCCCTCTATGGGAGGGCCAATGCAGGTGGTggactctcctctcctcagGCAGCAGATCGAGGCCCAGAGGCTGGGTATTAAACACCttaagaatgaaaacaacagactCAAG GCAGAGAAAATGAGAGCCCAGCTAGCCTCCCTGCCGCCGCTCCGCCCTCCTAAACTCCCACAAGTGTCTAAAGAAAGCTCCATGCCTCCAGAGGGACTAAACACAGGCATATACCGAAGGACTGACCAGCTGCTGGCAACCCTGCTCAAGCTGAGTGCCGAGGTTAAAGTGGTGGACATCACTGGAAAGACGGCAG TTAGTGCAAGCGCTCAGCTCCTGGAGCAGACAGCTCGTCTGCAGAACCTCAGTGATGCTCTGGATAAACTCAAG GGTGAGGTAGCCGAACATGTGGTCTCACATCAGCCTGGAGCAAAGGCTTCTTCTGACTTTGCTACATTCCCAGTCACCTCTTTTACTAAG GCCAAGGAAGAGAAGCAGGGAGACACGGTATTCATTGGCCGTGTTGCGATTCCATGCACCCGTGGACAGGAACAAGTCCACCGTCTCGTCCTATCAAAGCCGCAGTTGCAGCAAGTGCACCGTCTCCTCATGGTTTAG